Proteins encoded in a region of the Podarcis muralis chromosome 2, rPodMur119.hap1.1, whole genome shotgun sequence genome:
- the GPRIN1 gene encoding G protein-regulated inducer of neurite outgrowth 1 isoform X2, protein MGSAKQPEALQLLKQDAVPEDAPQPSSSLPCSQEKDSCLQHTRCDGGDLTMRNCCVNDLGTKDGSQEDTMVDNPDQKEKAPAVATKPSMELVTDTGTVVLKDAMAGGTTLEEDGEQAAHHDLWRNSKQGSSCRDLPSSLSNTCNPLESKAVPGDVGTHLPAEPCLKPTNKDPSSAPASLKHVAFLEPTKKTTEAESIQAGTAHSEGGPALPTCLKNTSQGQPGASKGDLSLFSSDVCEAADHLSEGHGGPLASEAPKEFTQDPLAAEATSGKSGRPATETDQLGDHSREVRFPAPEANTAGNSSRVPGNPVAAVPHEAKGTSGESQTTPGEATKEAEGLREVTPSESKGQNQAQEQQTPEMTSVAVSEERTTDVEKRSVELLTQTCSLEVTPPQHDAGTQVDNRVSLVSVAVSPINPPDGSSAFTFHTRGLGASSLKSPGPEQKPAKRDAEMQVSIPVETRSVATGPMTPVTKSPQASYPEVHVKGAQEETPEPVREVSWDEKGMTWEVYGASMEVEVLGMAIQKHLEKQIEEHGRQMVMTPQSTRASSIKGAPPKGEVKRQPSVFRALLQNVRRPRCCSRGGPTVE, encoded by the coding sequence ATGGGCAGTGCTAAGCAGCCAGAGGCGTTGCAGTTGTTGAAGCAAGATGCAGTTCCAGAAGATGCTCCCCAGCCCAGCAGCAGCTTACCTTGCAGTCAGGAGAAAGACAGCTGTCTCCAACACACCCGATGTGACGGAGGAGATCTCACCATGAGGAACTGCTGTGTGAATGACCTTGGCACCAAAGACGGCAGCCAAGAAGACACCATGGTGGACAACCCAGACCAGAAGGAGAAGGCGCCAGCTGTAGCCACAAAGCCTTCCATGGAACTAGTCACTGACACAGGTACCGTGGTTCTGAAAGATGCAATGGCTGGAGGAACCACCTTGGAAGAGGACGGGGAACAGGCAGCCCATCATGACTTGTGGCGCAACAGCAAGCAGGGCTCAAGCTGCAGGGATCTTCCCAGTAGCTTATCCAATACCTGCAACCCTCTGGAAAGTAAAGCTGTTCCTGGAGATGTCGGTACGCATCTCCCGGCAGAGCCCTGCCTAAAGCCAACCAACAAGGACCCTTCCAGTGCACCAGCCTCCCTGAAACATGTGGCATTTCTTGAACCAACCAAAAAAACCACTGAGGCTGAGAGCATCCAAGCAGGAACAGCACATTCCGAGGGGGGTCCTGCACTTCCCACGTGCCTGAAAAACACAAGCCAAGGACAGCCAGGTGCCTCCAAGGGAGATTTATCACTCTTCAGCAGTGATGTCTGTGAAGCAGCGGACCACTTGAGTGAAGGACACGGAGGTCCCCTCGCATCAGAAGCTCCCAAGGAGTTTACTCAAGACCCCTTGGCAGCTGAAGCCACATCAGGGAAGTCAGGCAGACCAGCGACAGAAACAGACCAGTTGGGGGACCATAGCAGGGAAGTGAGGTTCCCTGCCCCGGAGGCTAACACAGCTGGGAACTCCAGTAGAGTGCCAGGAAACCCTGTGGCTGCCGTTCCTCATGAAGCCAAGGGCACATCAGGTGAGTCACAAACAACCCCAGGTGAAGCCACCAAGGAGGCGGAAGGGCTCAGAGAAGTGACACCCTCTGAGTCCAAGGGTCAAAACCAAGCTCAGGAACAACAAACACCAGAAATGACCAGTGTGGCTGTGAGTGAGGAGCGCACAACAGACGTCGAGAAGAGGTCTGTGGAACTTCTCACCCAAACCTGCTCACTTGAGGTCACTCCCCCCCAGCACGACGCTGGGACTCAAGTTGACAATCGCGTGTCTTTGGTGTCGGTGGCCGTCAGCCCCATCAACCCGCCCGACGGCTCCTCGGCTTTCACTTTCCACACAAGGGGCTTGGGGGCCTCCTCTTTGAAGAGCCCTGGTCCGGAGCAGAAGCCAGCCAAGAGAGATGCAGAGATGCAGGTGTCCATCCCGGTGGAGACCAGGTCCGTGGCCACGGGGCCCATGACTCCCGTGACCAAATCTCCCCAAGCGTCCTACCCTGAGGTGCACGTGAAAGGGGCCCAGGAGGAGACACCCGAGCCGGTGCGGGAGGTCAGCTGGGACGAGAAGGGCATGACGTGGGAAGTGTACGGCGCCTCCATGGAGGTGGAGGTGCTGGGCATGGCCATCCAGAAGCACCTGGAGAAGCAGATTGAAGAGCATGGCCGGCAAATGGTGATGACACCTCAGAGCACCCGTGCCAGCTCCATCAAGGGGGCTCCCCCCAAgggggaggtcaagaggcagccCAGCGTCTTCAGGGCACTCCTGCAGAATGTGCGGCGGCCCCGCTGCTGCTCCCGAGGAGGACCCACTGTGGAGTGA
- the GPRIN1 gene encoding G protein-regulated inducer of neurite outgrowth 1 isoform X1 — protein sequence MGPLVRCKRERRRCPGRSPSPGKLFEGILRAACLLHSPPREVHGIAWQKFCLEMGSAKQPEALQLLKQDAVPEDAPQPSSSLPCSQEKDSCLQHTRCDGGDLTMRNCCVNDLGTKDGSQEDTMVDNPDQKEKAPAVATKPSMELVTDTGTVVLKDAMAGGTTLEEDGEQAAHHDLWRNSKQGSSCRDLPSSLSNTCNPLESKAVPGDVGTHLPAEPCLKPTNKDPSSAPASLKHVAFLEPTKKTTEAESIQAGTAHSEGGPALPTCLKNTSQGQPGASKGDLSLFSSDVCEAADHLSEGHGGPLASEAPKEFTQDPLAAEATSGKSGRPATETDQLGDHSREVRFPAPEANTAGNSSRVPGNPVAAVPHEAKGTSGESQTTPGEATKEAEGLREVTPSESKGQNQAQEQQTPEMTSVAVSEERTTDVEKRSVELLTQTCSLEVTPPQHDAGTQVDNRVSLVSVAVSPINPPDGSSAFTFHTRGLGASSLKSPGPEQKPAKRDAEMQVSIPVETRSVATGPMTPVTKSPQASYPEVHVKGAQEETPEPVREVSWDEKGMTWEVYGASMEVEVLGMAIQKHLEKQIEEHGRQMVMTPQSTRASSIKGAPPKGEVKRQPSVFRALLQNVRRPRCCSRGGPTVE from the coding sequence AGTCCTCCAAGAGAGGTGCATGGAATAGCATGGCAGAAGTTTTGTCTCGAGATGGGCAGTGCTAAGCAGCCAGAGGCGTTGCAGTTGTTGAAGCAAGATGCAGTTCCAGAAGATGCTCCCCAGCCCAGCAGCAGCTTACCTTGCAGTCAGGAGAAAGACAGCTGTCTCCAACACACCCGATGTGACGGAGGAGATCTCACCATGAGGAACTGCTGTGTGAATGACCTTGGCACCAAAGACGGCAGCCAAGAAGACACCATGGTGGACAACCCAGACCAGAAGGAGAAGGCGCCAGCTGTAGCCACAAAGCCTTCCATGGAACTAGTCACTGACACAGGTACCGTGGTTCTGAAAGATGCAATGGCTGGAGGAACCACCTTGGAAGAGGACGGGGAACAGGCAGCCCATCATGACTTGTGGCGCAACAGCAAGCAGGGCTCAAGCTGCAGGGATCTTCCCAGTAGCTTATCCAATACCTGCAACCCTCTGGAAAGTAAAGCTGTTCCTGGAGATGTCGGTACGCATCTCCCGGCAGAGCCCTGCCTAAAGCCAACCAACAAGGACCCTTCCAGTGCACCAGCCTCCCTGAAACATGTGGCATTTCTTGAACCAACCAAAAAAACCACTGAGGCTGAGAGCATCCAAGCAGGAACAGCACATTCCGAGGGGGGTCCTGCACTTCCCACGTGCCTGAAAAACACAAGCCAAGGACAGCCAGGTGCCTCCAAGGGAGATTTATCACTCTTCAGCAGTGATGTCTGTGAAGCAGCGGACCACTTGAGTGAAGGACACGGAGGTCCCCTCGCATCAGAAGCTCCCAAGGAGTTTACTCAAGACCCCTTGGCAGCTGAAGCCACATCAGGGAAGTCAGGCAGACCAGCGACAGAAACAGACCAGTTGGGGGACCATAGCAGGGAAGTGAGGTTCCCTGCCCCGGAGGCTAACACAGCTGGGAACTCCAGTAGAGTGCCAGGAAACCCTGTGGCTGCCGTTCCTCATGAAGCCAAGGGCACATCAGGTGAGTCACAAACAACCCCAGGTGAAGCCACCAAGGAGGCGGAAGGGCTCAGAGAAGTGACACCCTCTGAGTCCAAGGGTCAAAACCAAGCTCAGGAACAACAAACACCAGAAATGACCAGTGTGGCTGTGAGTGAGGAGCGCACAACAGACGTCGAGAAGAGGTCTGTGGAACTTCTCACCCAAACCTGCTCACTTGAGGTCACTCCCCCCCAGCACGACGCTGGGACTCAAGTTGACAATCGCGTGTCTTTGGTGTCGGTGGCCGTCAGCCCCATCAACCCGCCCGACGGCTCCTCGGCTTTCACTTTCCACACAAGGGGCTTGGGGGCCTCCTCTTTGAAGAGCCCTGGTCCGGAGCAGAAGCCAGCCAAGAGAGATGCAGAGATGCAGGTGTCCATCCCGGTGGAGACCAGGTCCGTGGCCACGGGGCCCATGACTCCCGTGACCAAATCTCCCCAAGCGTCCTACCCTGAGGTGCACGTGAAAGGGGCCCAGGAGGAGACACCCGAGCCGGTGCGGGAGGTCAGCTGGGACGAGAAGGGCATGACGTGGGAAGTGTACGGCGCCTCCATGGAGGTGGAGGTGCTGGGCATGGCCATCCAGAAGCACCTGGAGAAGCAGATTGAAGAGCATGGCCGGCAAATGGTGATGACACCTCAGAGCACCCGTGCCAGCTCCATCAAGGGGGCTCCCCCCAAgggggaggtcaagaggcagccCAGCGTCTTCAGGGCACTCCTGCAGAATGTGCGGCGGCCCCGCTGCTGCTCCCGAGGAGGACCCACTGTGGAGTGA